A genomic region of Metopolophium dirhodum isolate CAU chromosome 1, ASM1992520v1, whole genome shotgun sequence contains the following coding sequences:
- the LOC132933940 gene encoding zinc finger protein 615-like isoform X2, translating into MNEVNMTNNQDISMQSCTINDVCRLCANFDENLISIYADEGADHMLENKIKTHLPFINISEDDLLPKGVCYHCASAVLVWNELYDCSSEADQKLRNMFELNPFDQNQCKVDIQDDERLNPTLKSEISDIMFDREVDNDSVDDNMYLNAAGLDDDINGLMNCHRLEDISVVDDCNLVVPKQEYLDVMGGNSNHVDVVDHQLSTEANVNSVCGGDDISNHNDCDDFKPLMDSINVNDTEDGEMDDLQKDGHGSNGINCEMDDENEDEDEDEDEDCNQLSNMQVRQLYLSSSLDGASLDEDEQQPETMCQICATVFKTRYNLLRHFQKRHPEFKMFECDLCRISFSSVKQFKNHLEEKHSKIHPTSTIDSKQVRFACDVCGNMYKNKASAMNHLLTHTAKKTVRCTHCDFTCYTKQQLGVHQTKHDKRFVCDICHKRFAQKSQLDVHVNAVHYNQRPFSCVLCNKTFKTKGSHDAHMIVHTDTRNYQCPHCDKKCRKRYDLTLHIRTHTGEKPFKCSVCGRGFVQMCDTRKHEMLHFKPGKRKNLLFESSEVGMADDE; encoded by the exons atgaaCGAAGTTAATATGACCAATAATCAAGATATAAGTATGCAATCATGTACTATAAATGATGTATGCAGATTATGTgcaaattttgatgaaaatttgaTATCAATATATGCTGATGAAGGAGCAGACCAtatgttagaaaataaaataaaaacccatcttccatttataaat atTTCTGAAGATGATTTATTACCTAAAGGAGTATGTTATCATTGTGCGTCTGCTGTGCTTGTATGGAATGAGTTATATGATTGCAGCAGTGAGGCAGATCAAAAACTTAGAAATATGTTTGAACTTAATCCATTTGACCAAAATCAGTGCAAG gtGGATATTCAAGATGACGAAAGGTTAAACCCAACATTAAAAAG cgAAATATCTGACATAATGTTTGACAGAGAAGTGGATAACGATTCTGTGGACGACAATATGTACCTGAATGCAGCTGGTCTCGACGATGACATAAATGGTTTGATGAATTGCCATCGGCTGGAAGACATTTCGGTGGTGGACGATTGCAACCTCGTGGTGCCGAAACAAGAGTACCTGGACGTCATGGGAGGAAACAGCAACCACGTAGATGTAGTTGACCATCAACTGTCCACTGAAGCAAACGTCAACTCGGTTTGCGGAGGAGACGATATCTCTAATCACAACGATTGTGATGACTTTAAACCACTTATGGATTCGATTAACGTCAATGACACTGAGGATGGTGAAATGGATGACCTGCAAAAAGATGGTCACGGAAGCAATGGAATCAACTGTGAAATGGACGATGAGAACGAAGACGAGGATGAAGATGAGGACGAGGACTGCAACCAGCTAAGCAACATGCAGGTGAGACAGTTGTACTTGAGCAGTTCATTGGACGGAGCCTCCTTAGATGAGGACGAACAACAACCGGAGACCATGTGCCAGATATGTGCGACCGTATTCAAGACCAGGTACAACCTGTTACGGCACTTTCAGAAGCGGCACCCCGAGTTCAAGATGTTTGAGTGCGATCTATGTCGTATCAGCTTCTCGTCCGTTAAACAATTCAAGAACCACCTTGAAGAGAAACACTCCAAGATACACCCCACGAGCACAATCGACTCAAAGCAAGTGCGTTTCGCGTGTGACGTGTGCGGTAACATGTACAAGAATAAGGCATCTGCTATGAACCACCTGCTGACGCACACCGCCAAAAAGACTGTGCGCTGCACCCACTGTGACTTCACGTGTTATACTAAGCAACAGCTAGGCGTGCACCAGACCAAGCACGATAAGCGGTTCGTGTGCGACATATGCCACAAACGGTTCGCACAAAAATCACAGTTGGACGTGCATGTCAACGCAGTCCACTACAACCAAAGGCCGTTCTCGTGCGTGCTTTGTAACAAGACGTTCAAGACTAAGGGGTCGCATGACGCTCACATGATTGTGCATACAGACACCAGAAATTATCAGTGCCCGCACTGCGATAAAAAGTGCCGGAAGCGGTATGATTTAACGTTGCACATCCGGACTCATACGGGTGAAAAACCGTTTAAGTGCAGTGTGTGTGGACGTGGGTTCGTGCAGATGTGCGATACGCGCAAGCATGAGATGCTCCACTTTAAGCCGGGCAAACGGAAAAACTTATTGTTTGAGTCTTCGGAGGTGGGAATGGCCGACGACGAATGA
- the LOC132933940 gene encoding zinc finger protein 436-like isoform X1: MNEVNMTNNQDISMQSCTINDVCRLCANFDENLISIYADEGADHMLENKIKTHLPFINISEDDLLPKGVCYHCASAVLVWNELYDCSSEADQKLRNMFELNPFDQNQCKVDIQDDERLNPTLKRYIDLTEPGGTLKIIPTKETSLSNNYSCSFCFEKFLKIRDKVKHDRDVHGVQTNILPIKYVSDRYIDNMKNSISNAEDNSTEKNLSNIVDVNNTKSTQDFKINNYDLLCITCNLSFKSSFEKLEHDQKLHTVQTTTRRSKRIGVTKSYDELFDDESDFDEETRHDTSNSGQFNNNLVESQSTDQKTNISMDLKKEKKLDIKDELIESDEKSDIEDFKCYYCNQQFPSKHLASKHVRSHMLNDKKPIPKSDIYDKYKVMVDNKLYYKCDQCNYNVEGRRYKFVYHMRVHTGEKPYTCEICSKQFRTAAFLRRHIVCFHDKVRSYQCDICGRSFSEKRNVDDHRRTHTGERPFVCETCGKSFAQRSSMKIHWKQMHESIKAHKCEYCDKSFIRRCHLVAHLTHHTGVRNYVCAVCGKAFLRSGTLKGHTAVHSSERPFQCTICGDTFKLKKHLKQHGRVHGTQHSFVNMPQLEFISTTVDNQRGSL; encoded by the exons atgaaCGAAGTTAATATGACCAATAATCAAGATATAAGTATGCAATCATGTACTATAAATGATGTATGCAGATTATGTgcaaattttgatgaaaatttgaTATCAATATATGCTGATGAAGGAGCAGACCAtatgttagaaaataaaataaaaacccatcttccatttataaat atTTCTGAAGATGATTTATTACCTAAAGGAGTATGTTATCATTGTGCGTCTGCTGTGCTTGTATGGAATGAGTTATATGATTGCAGCAGTGAGGCAGATCAAAAACTTAGAAATATGTTTGAACTTAATCCATTTGACCAAAATCAGTGCAAG gtGGATATTCAAGATGACGAAAGGTTAAACCCAACATTAAAAAG GTACATTGACTTGACAGAACCAGGTGGAACATTGAAAATAATTCCTACTAAAGAAACTTCACTTTCAAACAATTATTCCTGttcattttgttttgaaaagtttttgaaGATTAGAGATAAAGTAAAGCATGACCGTGATGTTCATGGTGTTCAGACTAATATATtgccaataaaatatgtaagtgacaggtatatagataatatgaaaaattcaaTTTCAAATGCTGAGGATAACAGTACAGAAAAAAATCTTTCCAACATAGTTGATGTAAACAATACAAAATCAACACaagactttaaaataaataattatgatttattatgcaTTACGTGTAATCTTTCTTTTAAATCCTCGTTTGAAAAGTTAGAGCACGACCAAAAATTGCACACTGTACAGACAACTACACGAAGAAGCAAACGTATTGGTGTAACTAAAAGTTATGATGAATTGTTTGATGATGAATCTGATTTTGATGAAGAAACAAGACATGATACTTCAAATTCTGGacagttcaataataatttagttgaatCACAATCTACTGatcaaaaaactaatatttcaaTGGACTTGAAAAAAGAGAAAAAGTTGGACATAAAAGATGAGCTTATTGAATCTGATGAAAAGTCTGATATTGAAGATTTCAagtgttattattgtaatcaacAATTTCCTTCTAAACACTTGGCTTCAAAACATGTCCGTTCACATatgttaaatgataaaaaaccaATTCCAAAAAGTGACATTTATGATAAGTATAAAGTTATGGtagataacaaattatattacaaatgcGATCAATGTAACTATAATGTTGAAGGTAGAAGATACAAGTTTGTGTATCATATGAGAGTGCACACCGGTGAAAAACCATACACTTGTGAAATTTGTAGTAAACAGTTCCGTACAGCAGCATTTTTGAGACGCCATATTGTATGTTTCCATGATAAAGTTCGTAGTTATCAATGTGACATTTGTGGGCGCTCATTTTCTGAGAAGCGTAATGTTGATGATCATAGACGTACACACACTGGTGAACGTCCATTTGTTTGTGAAACATGTGGTAAAAGTTTTGCTCAAAGGTCATCAATGAAAATTCATTGGAAACAAATGCATGAAAGTATAAAAGCTCATAAATGTGAATATTGTGATAAAAGTTTTATCAGAAGATGTCATTTAGTTGCACATTTAACCCACCATACAGGAGTGCGTAACTATGTATGTGCAGTATGTGGTAAAGCATTCTTGCGCAGTGGTACACTTAAAGGTCATACAGCGGTGCACAGTTCAGAAAGACCTTTTCAATGCACTATTTGTGGagatacatttaaattgaaaaaacatttaaaacagcATGGACGAGTTCATGGAACTCAGCATTCGTTTGTTAATATGCCTCAATTAGAATTTATTTCAACAACTGTAGATAATCAGAGGGGTTcactgtaa